The following are encoded together in the candidate division KSB1 bacterium genome:
- a CDS encoding glycosyltransferase, with translation MPIETPGLPRTTDPPLRLDDDEISGNGRATTMPKISVIVPTHNNGSDVPAMYRALRQGLENYKESFELIFVDDASTDNTYAQLLDIARCDRQVKLIRMRTSFGEASALDAGLRHALGQKLVFATARVRVNMQSLPQLLRKLDDGFDLVVGWRTPRQDSGVNRLASWMFNWLMQRQGKLRLHDINSSVIATYRSVLENITFYGNLNIFIPVLAARQGYKVTEEQIEQLPGSFRKSVHVSEYIQRLLDIITVIFLTKYSKKPLHFLGFFGIIFTFAGLVMNLYLFVYRILGLGAIAGRPLLLLGALLLVIGLQMISIGLIGEMIIYTHAREIKEYNIETVVGE, from the coding sequence ATGCCAATAGAAACCCCAGGATTACCTCGAACAACGGATCCACCGCTTCGCCTCGACGACGACGAAATCTCGGGCAATGGCCGAGCGACGACGATGCCGAAAATTTCAGTGATCGTGCCGACGCACAACAACGGCAGCGACGTTCCGGCGATGTATCGCGCGTTGCGGCAAGGTTTGGAAAATTACAAGGAAAGCTTCGAGCTGATTTTCGTCGACGACGCCAGCACCGACAACACCTATGCGCAATTGCTGGACATCGCCCGGTGCGATCGTCAAGTCAAGCTGATCCGCATGCGCACCTCGTTCGGCGAAGCTTCGGCGCTGGATGCCGGACTCCGCCATGCGCTGGGCCAAAAGCTCGTGTTCGCCACGGCGCGTGTTCGGGTCAACATGCAATCCTTGCCGCAACTTCTCCGAAAACTCGACGACGGTTTTGATCTCGTCGTTGGCTGGCGCACGCCGCGACAGGATTCCGGTGTCAATCGCCTCGCCTCGTGGATGTTCAACTGGCTCATGCAAAGGCAAGGCAAGCTCCGGTTGCACGACATCAATTCCAGCGTCATTGCCACCTATCGCAGCGTGTTGGAGAACATCACGTTTTACGGTAATCTCAACATTTTTATTCCAGTGCTCGCGGCGCGGCAAGGATATAAAGTGACCGAAGAACAAATCGAGCAATTGCCCGGCTCTTTTCGCAAGTCGGTGCATGTTTCGGAATATATCCAAAGGCTGCTCGATATCATCACGGTGATTTTTCTCACAAAATATTCGAAGAAACCGTTACACTTTCTCGGTTTCTTCGGCATTATTTTCACCTTCGCCGGCCTGGTGATGAATTTGTATTTGTTCGTCTATCGCATTCTCGGATTGGGCGCCATTGCCGGAAGGCCGCTGCTGTTGCTGGGGGCGCTGCTGTTGGTAATCGGTTTGCAGATGATTTCAATCGGCTTGATCGGTGAGATGATCATTTATACTCACGCTCGCGAGATCAAAGAATATAACATCGAAACGGTGGTGGGAGAGTGA
- a CDS encoding glycosyltransferase family 2 protein: MKLIIQIPCLNEEKTLPVTLADLPKKIGGVDEIETLIIDDGSTDRTVEVARRHGVNHIVRLTNRKGLAEAFMAGIDAGLKLGADIIVNTDGDNQYRGSDIVRLIAPILEGRADMVVGDRQVERVVYFSPIKKKLQKLGSWVVRHVSGTDVPDATSGFRAYSREAALRLNIISRFTYTLETIIQAGKKNIALSHVKVATNGKLRESRLFTSIPSYIKQSISTILRIYTMYEPLKTFVKIGALIFSAGFLVSLRFLWYYFFIDGGGGHIQSLILSAVLMLVGFQVGLIGLVADLISGNRRLIEDCLYRVKKIEMDTLLIRNNSNGVTEKPESPRADLEKSVQ, from the coding sequence GTGAAGCTCATCATCCAAATTCCTTGTTTGAACGAGGAAAAAACTTTACCGGTGACGCTCGCCGATCTGCCGAAAAAAATCGGCGGCGTTGACGAAATCGAAACCCTCATCATTGATGACGGCAGCACTGACCGCACGGTGGAGGTCGCGCGCCGGCACGGCGTCAATCATATCGTGCGCCTCACCAATCGCAAGGGTCTGGCGGAGGCGTTCATGGCTGGCATCGATGCTGGTCTCAAGCTCGGCGCCGACATCATTGTCAACACCGACGGCGACAATCAATATCGCGGCAGCGATATCGTGCGACTCATTGCGCCGATTCTCGAGGGCAGGGCCGACATGGTCGTCGGCGACCGGCAGGTCGAGCGCGTCGTGTATTTTTCGCCGATCAAGAAAAAATTGCAGAAGCTCGGCAGTTGGGTCGTGCGCCACGTTTCCGGCACCGATGTTCCCGATGCGACCAGCGGCTTCCGTGCCTATTCGCGTGAAGCCGCCTTGCGTTTGAACATCATCTCGCGCTTTACCTACACGCTCGAAACGATCATTCAAGCCGGCAAGAAAAATATCGCGCTGAGCCACGTCAAAGTCGCAACCAACGGCAAGCTCCGCGAATCGCGTTTGTTCACGAGCATCCCCTCGTACATCAAGCAGAGCATCAGTACGATTCTCCGCATTTACACGATGTACGAGCCACTGAAAACATTTGTCAAGATCGGCGCGCTCATTTTTTCCGCCGGTTTTTTGGTGTCGTTGCGATTTTTGTGGTACTACTTTTTTATCGACGGCGGCGGCGGCCACATTCAATCTTTGATTCTCAGCGCGGTGTTGATGCTGGTCGGCTTTCAAGTCGGTTTGATCGGCTTGGTCGCCGATTTGATCTCCGGCAATCGCCGCTTGATCGAAGATTGTTTGTATCGCGTCAAAAAAATCGAAATGGATACGCTTTTAATTCGTAACAACAGCAATGGCGTAACTGAGAAGCCTGAATCGCCGCGGGCAGACCTCGAGAAGAGTGTTCAATGA